The window CGAACCCGCGCAGCGCTGGATCCGCGGCGCCGGCGAGCGCGCGGGCGGCCTTCGCGGTGCCGGCTTCCAGCCGGGCGGCCAGCCTGGCGGCCGACGACGCGTCGTGCACTGGGAAGGGCAGCTCGTAGGCCGCGGCCGCAGGCACCGGCGCCACCCCGCGCGCTCGCAGCATCTCGATCAGCTGGTCGCGGCGAACCCGGTGCGCGTCCAGCGCGGCCAGCGCGGCACGCCGCGGGGCGCCGGCGAGCCAGGCGCCCGCGACGCCGTAGCCGTAGACCGCCACGTGCTCGGCCGCCAGCGCCGCCTGCAGTCCGGCGGTGTCCTGCGCGGCCGGGTCGGTGCGCCGCGTCGACGCGCCCGCCGCCGGCTTGGTGGGCGAACAGCCCACCACCGCCAGCCCGCAGGCGGCGATCGCCGCACGCAGCACGACGCGGCGCGACGGCGGCACGCGCGCCCTCCTTCCGTGCTCGGTCCGGACGGCCCGTTCACGTTAGGCTCGGTGTCCTGGCAGCGGACAACACCACACGGGCGGAGGTCGACGATGAGCAGCGCCTCGACCCGTGTGCGTGAGGCCATCGAACCCGCGGTGTCTGCGGCCGGCTACGACCTGGAGGAGGTCACCGTGCAGCCGGCCGGTCGCCGCCGGCTCGTGGAGATCGTCGTCGACCGCGACGGGGGAGTCGACCTC of the Mycobacteriales bacterium genome contains:
- a CDS encoding DUF4439 domain-containing protein produces the protein MPPSRRVVLRAAIAACGLAVVGCSPTKPAAGASTRRTDPAAQDTAGLQAALAAEHVAVYGYGVAGAWLAGAPRRAALAALDAHRVRRDQLIEMLRARGVAPVPAAAAYELPFPVHDASSAARLAARLEAGTAKAARALAGAADPALRGFADRLLADATARQATWRRLSG